The Paenibacillus macerans genome includes a window with the following:
- a CDS encoding ComEC/Rec2 family competence protein codes for MIRLKRLLTQRKKSFFGGEMVRAFSALICLGVICALLSGCALNGFEPAGTAGQPNKKAHHSTADGDSGHSLRVIFLDVGQGASQLLISPSGETMLIDAGNNSEEQHMLDYLREYGVTRLDIVIGTHPDADHIGGLDRVIENVDVGQIYMPKISSNTKTFESLLRAIRGKGLKVKTAKAGLSLDWDEQVRVDMIAPVATTDDKNNMSAVVKVSYGDTSFLLTGDAERESEEAMIESGADLRADVLLVGHHGSKSSTSPRFLDRVRPEYAVIQVGDNSYGHPTKTVLDRLAKQRIQVYRNDLQGTVEIDSDGRELQILTER; via the coding sequence ATGATCAGACTTAAAAGATTATTAACGCAACGTAAGAAAAGCTTCTTTGGCGGCGAAATGGTCAGGGCGTTTAGCGCTTTGATATGCCTCGGCGTGATTTGCGCTTTGCTTTCCGGCTGTGCGTTAAACGGATTTGAGCCGGCCGGAACGGCGGGACAGCCGAACAAGAAGGCGCATCATTCTACCGCTGACGGTGATTCCGGCCATTCGCTGCGGGTTATTTTTCTGGATGTGGGGCAAGGGGCTTCGCAGCTGCTGATTAGCCCGTCCGGCGAAACGATGTTGATCGATGCCGGAAACAACAGCGAGGAGCAGCACATGCTCGATTATTTGCGGGAATACGGCGTCACCCGGCTGGATATCGTCATCGGCACCCATCCGGACGCGGATCATATCGGCGGTTTGGACCGCGTTATCGAGAATGTTGACGTCGGCCAGATCTATATGCCGAAAATTTCCTCCAACACGAAAACCTTTGAATCTTTGCTGCGGGCGATCCGCGGGAAAGGGCTTAAAGTGAAAACCGCCAAGGCCGGGCTTTCGCTGGATTGGGATGAACAAGTCCGCGTAGACATGATCGCACCCGTCGCGACGACGGATGACAAAAACAATATGAGCGCGGTTGTAAAGGTGAGCTACGGCGATACTTCTTTTTTGCTGACGGGAGATGCGGAGCGGGAAAGCGAGGAAGCGATGATCGAGTCGGGGGCCGACCTTCGCGCCGATGTTTTGCTGGTGGGGCACCATGGCTCCAAATCGTCCACCTCGCCGCGTTTTCTCGATCGTGTCAGGCCGGAATACGCGGTGATTCAAGTGGGAGACAATTCGTACGGGCACCCGACCAAAACGGTGCTTGACCGGCTGGCCAAACAGCGGATTCAAGTGTACCGCAACGATCTTCAGGGGACCGTGGAGATCGATTCCGACGGGCGGGAGCTACAAATCCTCACGGAAAGGTGA
- a CDS encoding DUF3006 domain-containing protein, which produces MLHVVDRFEGEFCIIESDGVTRDVPRKLVDPGVKPGDVVEWSGGKWVANREQTASRSKEIKSLMDELWED; this is translated from the coding sequence ATGCTGCATGTTGTGGACCGTTTTGAAGGAGAATTTTGTATTATTGAAAGTGACGGAGTGACCCGGGACGTTCCGCGCAAGCTGGTCGATCCCGGCGTCAAACCGGGGGATGTCGTGGAATGGAGCGGCGGGAAATGGGTGGCGAACCGGGAGCAAACCGCCTCCCGCAGCAAAGAAATCAAGTCGCTGATGGATGAGCTGTGGGAAGATTAA
- a CDS encoding DinB family protein → MLTKPQAGEYAEHFTVYIDKVPEGDLLELLQTQPAFAKEEWGSLTEEQGNYRYAEGKWSLKEVLGHISDTERVMSYRLLRISRGDTTPLPGFDEELFVRHSTFARQPVCALLHDFSVVRESTLSLIRQLDDEAWLRQGNASGVTISARALAYVIAGHAQHHLSMIRERYLQK, encoded by the coding sequence ATGTTAACGAAGCCGCAAGCGGGGGAATACGCGGAGCATTTTACCGTATATATCGATAAGGTGCCGGAAGGCGATCTGCTGGAGCTGCTTCAGACGCAGCCCGCGTTCGCTAAGGAAGAATGGGGTTCCTTAACCGAAGAGCAGGGGAATTACCGTTACGCGGAAGGCAAATGGAGCCTGAAGGAAGTGCTGGGCCATATCAGCGATACGGAACGGGTGATGAGCTATCGGCTGCTTAGGATATCGCGCGGTGACACGACGCCGCTTCCGGGATTTGACGAGGAACTGTTCGTCCGCCATTCGACTTTTGCCCGGCAGCCCGTTTGCGCGTTGCTGCATGATTTTTCCGTCGTACGCGAATCCACGCTGTCGTTAATCCGCCAACTGGATGACGAAGCTTGGCTGCGCCAAGGCAACGCCAGCGGGGTAACGATATCGGCGAGGGCGCTGGCGTACGTGATTGCCGGCCATGCCCAACATCATCTAAGCATGATCCGGGAACGTTATTTGCAAAAGTAA
- the manA gene encoding mannose-6-phosphate isomerase, class I, whose amino-acid sequence MSEPIFLQPIFQERIWGGTKLRELFGYEIPNDLTGECWAVSAHPNGQSTVKNGPNQGMKLGDLWSAHPELFRSESAVFPLLTKILDASDDLSVQVHPDDEYAGKHENGELGKTECWYIVDAEPGAAIIYGHEAKTKEQLAEMIDSGDWDRLLTKVPVKAGDFFYVPSGTIHALGKGIVVLETQQSSDTTYRVYDYDRKDKNGNTRELHLEKAVDVTTVPQAYQPITYDTTKQEGLTVTSFVSNAFFTVQKWEVAGDASLSGNEKYTIFSVLEGSGSLTAGDQTYRLAKGEHFILPAGFGPYRLGGELQLIMSHE is encoded by the coding sequence ATGAGTGAACCGATCTTTTTGCAGCCGATTTTTCAAGAACGCATTTGGGGCGGAACGAAGCTCCGGGAATTGTTCGGCTATGAGATTCCGAACGATCTCACCGGTGAATGTTGGGCGGTTTCGGCGCATCCGAACGGACAAAGCACGGTCAAAAACGGTCCTAATCAGGGAATGAAGCTGGGGGATTTATGGTCGGCCCATCCCGAGCTGTTCCGCTCGGAATCCGCCGTGTTCCCGCTGCTGACGAAGATTCTCGACGCCTCCGACGACCTGTCGGTGCAGGTTCATCCGGATGACGAATATGCCGGCAAACACGAAAACGGCGAGCTCGGCAAAACGGAGTGCTGGTACATTGTCGACGCCGAGCCGGGCGCGGCGATTATTTACGGCCATGAAGCCAAAACGAAGGAACAGCTTGCGGAGATGATCGACAGCGGCGATTGGGACAGGCTGCTGACGAAGGTGCCGGTCAAAGCGGGCGACTTCTTTTACGTGCCAAGCGGTACGATCCACGCCCTGGGCAAAGGCATCGTCGTGCTGGAGACGCAGCAAAGCTCGGATACGACTTATCGCGTATACGATTATGACCGCAAGGACAAAAACGGCAACACCCGGGAGCTTCACCTGGAAAAAGCCGTCGACGTGACGACCGTGCCCCAAGCTTATCAGCCGATCACATACGACACCACTAAACAGGAAGGACTTACGGTAACCTCCTTCGTTTCCAACGCGTTTTTCACGGTGCAAAAATGGGAGGTGGCCGGCGACGCTTCCCTCTCAGGGAACGAGAAATATACGATCTTCAGCGTGCTTGAAGGCAGCGGCTCGCTCACGGCAGGCGATCAAACCTATCGATTGGCGAAAGGGGAGCATTTTATCCTTCCGGCCGGATTTGGTCCGTACCGTTTAGGCGGAGAACTGCAACTCATCATGTCACACGAATAA
- a CDS encoding substrate-binding domain-containing protein, translated as MGRKKKVSMQDIADKLGISKNAVSLALMNKKGVSEDMRSRVLQAAKEMAYGPFAAKEAGNANILVVVPERIMSYQDNDHFQFFHDMIWGLEKSARKKGVNAIITPIDEEMESRRALPGQFADIPHCGVILFGIIGREYARLIWEMDIPLVLMDSYYRDLPCPAVTSANVEGAYAAVSHLIASGHREIGMIAPMNLSSSHEERGYGYWKAMQDHGLTVRSEHTLTGSAGYDCTDREISAFLDDMASWPSAFFCGNDRIAYLLAGELQKRGIKLPDQVSIAGFDDLNYAGPVSLRMTTMRVEKEKMCDAAVSLLLSEFGTSREAVRWQVKPALVVRDSVKARRGVP; from the coding sequence ATGGGCCGCAAAAAGAAAGTGTCGATGCAGGATATCGCCGACAAGCTGGGAATCTCGAAAAATGCGGTATCGCTCGCCCTAATGAACAAAAAGGGCGTCAGTGAGGATATGCGGAGCCGGGTGCTGCAGGCGGCCAAGGAGATGGCATATGGCCCATTTGCCGCGAAGGAAGCGGGAAACGCCAACATTTTGGTCGTTGTTCCGGAGCGGATCATGAGTTATCAGGATAACGACCATTTTCAATTTTTTCACGATATGATTTGGGGCCTGGAGAAAAGCGCGCGCAAAAAAGGCGTTAATGCCATCATAACCCCCATAGACGAGGAGATGGAATCGCGGCGGGCGCTGCCGGGGCAATTTGCGGACATTCCGCACTGCGGCGTCATTTTGTTCGGGATCATCGGCCGGGAATACGCCCGGTTGATTTGGGAGATGGACATTCCTCTGGTGCTGATGGATTCGTATTACCGCGATTTGCCGTGCCCCGCCGTGACGTCGGCGAATGTGGAAGGGGCGTACGCGGCGGTTTCCCATTTGATCGCCTCCGGCCATCGGGAGATCGGGATGATCGCGCCGATGAACCTCTCTTCCAGCCACGAGGAACGGGGATACGGTTATTGGAAGGCGATGCAGGATCACGGTTTGACCGTTCGTTCCGAGCATACGTTAACCGGATCTGCGGGTTATGACTGCACGGACCGGGAGATCTCCGCGTTTTTGGACGATATGGCATCATGGCCGTCGGCTTTTTTTTGCGGTAACGACCGGATTGCCTATCTTCTTGCCGGGGAACTCCAGAAACGGGGGATCAAGCTGCCGGACCAGGTGTCCATCGCCGGCTTTGACGACTTGAATTACGCCGGCCCGGTTAGTTTAAGGATGACGACGATGCGGGTGGAGAAGGAGAAAATGTGCGATGCGGCGGTTTCGCTGCTGCTCTCGGAGTTCGGAACAAGCAGGGAGGCAGTTCGCTGGCAGGTGAAGCCGGCGCTGGTCGTCCGCGATTCGGTTAAAGCAAGAAGGGGTGTCCCGTAA
- a CDS encoding superoxide dismutase, protein MAHQLPALPYPNNALEPHIDETTMMIHHDRHHNTYVTNLNAALESAPELQSKSVEELISALDSVPESIRTAVRNNGGGHANHSLFWETIGPNGGGQPSGKLAEAINNELGGFDKFKEDFTKAATTRFGSGWAFLAVDGSGKLSVYSLPNQDSPLMEGKTPILGLDVWEHAYYLKYQNKRPDYIAAFFNVINWSAVEKRYEAAVGK, encoded by the coding sequence ATGGCACATCAATTACCTGCTTTGCCTTACCCCAACAACGCACTGGAACCTCATATCGATGAAACAACGATGATGATTCACCACGATCGTCACCATAATACGTACGTTACGAACCTGAACGCCGCTCTGGAGTCCGCTCCTGAACTGCAATCCAAATCCGTGGAAGAGCTGATTTCCGCTTTGGACAGCGTACCCGAAAGCATCCGCACCGCGGTTCGCAACAACGGCGGCGGCCATGCCAACCACTCTTTGTTCTGGGAAACGATCGGCCCGAACGGCGGCGGCCAACCGTCCGGCAAACTGGCTGAAGCGATCAACAACGAGCTTGGCGGGTTCGACAAATTCAAAGAGGATTTCACCAAAGCGGCTACGACGCGTTTCGGCAGCGGCTGGGCATTCCTCGCGGTAGACGGCAGCGGCAAATTGTCCGTTTACAGCCTGCCGAACCAAGACTCCCCGCTGATGGAAGGCAAAACGCCGATCCTCGGCCTTGACGTATGGGAGCATGCTTACTACCTGAAATATCAAAACAAACGTCCTGACTACATCGCCGCTTTCTTTAACGTCATCAACTGGTCTGCCGTTGAGAAACGTTACGAAGCTGCTGTCGGCAAATAA
- a CDS encoding DUF1450 domain-containing protein, whose translation MGLGIVIVEVCDSNLMSALDLENLEQEYPEIAVMRAECLSLCGLCRLRPYALVNGKRVIGKTTEECVQSVKQAIEDELKAYDI comes from the coding sequence ATGGGACTTGGCATCGTCATCGTCGAAGTTTGCGACAGCAACCTAATGAGCGCGCTCGATCTGGAAAATCTGGAGCAGGAGTATCCCGAGATTGCCGTTATGCGGGCGGAATGTCTCAGCTTGTGCGGATTGTGCCGGCTCAGACCTTATGCCCTGGTCAACGGAAAAAGGGTGATCGGCAAAACGACGGAAGAGTGCGTCCAATCGGTCAAGCAGGCGATCGAAGATGAATTAAAAGCTTATGATATATAG
- a CDS encoding helix-turn-helix transcriptional regulator codes for MNQIKELTTRERILHMMKTSGPLSAKEITSELKITEMAVRRHLGTMERDGLIESKMIRQTLGRPTAVYGLTEMAEGLFPKKYHTLTLDLLEELEEESGGRMVDRLFERRRDKLNRKYLAEMDGKTLPEKVQKLSEIQNDNGYMTELERNESGEFVLMEHNCPISQIASRYNHACDCELNLFESLLDAEVKRTECLAQNGKKCVYVIRERKKGTSGE; via the coding sequence GTGAACCAGATCAAGGAGCTTACCACCCGCGAACGGATTCTCCACATGATGAAAACGTCCGGACCGCTCAGCGCCAAAGAAATCACAAGCGAGCTGAAAATAACCGAAATGGCGGTACGCCGCCATCTCGGGACGATGGAGCGGGACGGATTGATCGAATCCAAAATGATCCGGCAAACGCTGGGCCGCCCGACGGCAGTTTACGGCTTGACCGAAATGGCCGAGGGGCTTTTCCCGAAAAAATATCATACGCTCACGCTCGACTTGCTGGAAGAACTTGAGGAGGAAAGCGGCGGGCGCATGGTAGACCGGCTGTTCGAGCGCCGCCGGGACAAATTAAACCGGAAGTACCTGGCCGAGATGGACGGTAAAACGCTTCCGGAAAAGGTGCAAAAGCTGTCGGAAATTCAAAACGACAACGGCTACATGACGGAGCTCGAACGCAACGAAAGCGGCGAATTCGTGCTGATGGAGCATAATTGCCCGATTTCGCAAATCGCTTCCCGGTACAACCATGCCTGCGATTGCGAACTGAATCTGTTTGAATCGCTGCTGGACGCCGAAGTCAAGCGTACGGAATGCCTGGCCCAAAACGGCAAAAAATGCGTTTATGTCATTCGTGAGCGGAAGAAGGGTACATCCGGGGAATAA
- a CDS encoding rhodanese-related sulfurtransferase — protein sequence MEQHVYRVLLFYKFVRIDNPEQFTAEHLQYCKDLRVKGRILIASEGINGTLSGTIEQTERYMRDLRANPLFSDIVFKIDEADGHTFKKMFVRHKKELVTFRYGKELDPNRVSGKRLSPAEFYEQLQNEDVIVLDGRNDYEYDIGHFRGAIRPEVESFREFPEWIRNNLSGYKDKKVLTYCTGGIRCEKLTGFLLSEGFSDVAQLEGGIVTYGKDPQVQGRLFDGKCYVFDERISVPINRTEEDVVIGHCYHCGTSHDRYINCPVCNLQHICCEECEAEHHGFCSDACKESFVTVKHG from the coding sequence ATGGAACAACACGTTTACCGTGTTTTATTGTTTTATAAATTCGTGCGTATCGATAATCCCGAGCAATTTACCGCCGAGCATTTGCAGTATTGCAAGGATCTCAGAGTTAAAGGGCGTATCCTGATCGCCTCGGAAGGCATTAACGGTACCTTGTCCGGGACGATAGAACAAACCGAACGCTACATGCGGGATTTGCGGGCCAATCCGTTATTTTCGGATATCGTGTTCAAAATCGATGAAGCGGACGGCCATACGTTCAAAAAAATGTTCGTCCGCCACAAAAAAGAACTGGTCACGTTCCGTTACGGGAAGGAACTGGATCCGAACCGGGTAAGCGGCAAACGGCTCTCGCCCGCCGAATTTTACGAGCAGCTGCAAAACGAGGATGTCATCGTCCTCGACGGACGCAACGACTATGAATACGACATCGGCCATTTCCGCGGAGCGATCCGCCCGGAGGTCGAATCTTTCCGCGAATTTCCGGAATGGATTCGGAACAACCTGAGCGGCTATAAGGACAAAAAGGTACTGACGTACTGTACGGGAGGCATCCGCTGCGAGAAGCTGACCGGCTTCCTGCTGAGCGAGGGCTTCAGCGACGTGGCCCAGCTCGAAGGCGGCATCGTCACCTACGGAAAAGATCCTCAGGTGCAAGGCCGCCTGTTCGACGGAAAATGTTACGTGTTCGACGAGCGGATCTCCGTGCCGATCAACCGGACCGAGGAGGACGTCGTTATCGGCCATTGCTATCATTGCGGAACCTCGCACGACCGTTACATCAATTGCCCGGTCTGCAACCTGCAGCACATTTGCTGCGAGGAATGCGAGGCGGAGCACCACGGCTTCTGTTCCGACGCCTGCAAGGAATCGTTCGTGACCGTGAAGCACGGCTGA
- a CDS encoding polysaccharide deacetylase family protein: MLKNKLGAVLALALTTSLLCPYTEASPHALVKGRSYYEERGDIVWEVPTHEKFVAFTFDDGPDDRQTLEILDILDQNQAKATFFVVGDRVKRFPEIVQLELAKGHEIGNHSFHHPSFHNITTSSIMSELSQTQQAVIEATGQRPVLFRPPGGHYNEKIVEATKNNGLQMILWSWHQDTLDWTSPGVYKIVRKVVNNARNGDIILMHDYVHNSKQTAQALKIILPELKSRGYSFVTVSELLSHKVTPDHHIKANH; this comes from the coding sequence ATGCTAAAAAACAAACTGGGCGCTGTCTTGGCTTTAGCCTTAACGACCTCTCTTTTATGCCCCTATACGGAGGCTTCCCCCCATGCTCTAGTCAAAGGAAGAAGCTATTATGAAGAGCGCGGGGATATCGTTTGGGAGGTTCCGACGCACGAAAAATTTGTCGCCTTTACTTTTGACGACGGACCGGACGATCGGCAAACTCTGGAAATTTTGGATATTTTGGATCAAAACCAGGCAAAGGCAACCTTTTTCGTGGTAGGGGACAGGGTGAAACGTTTTCCTGAAATCGTGCAATTGGAGCTGGCGAAAGGACATGAAATCGGGAACCATTCTTTTCATCACCCATCCTTTCACAACATAACGACAAGCTCCATTATGTCCGAACTAAGCCAGACCCAGCAGGCGGTTATTGAAGCAACCGGACAAAGACCTGTGCTGTTTCGTCCTCCGGGAGGGCATTATAATGAAAAAATCGTAGAAGCTACGAAAAATAACGGACTGCAAATGATTCTCTGGTCATGGCATCAAGATACGTTGGACTGGACCTCGCCAGGCGTTTACAAAATCGTACGCAAAGTCGTTAACAATGCCCGCAATGGAGATATCATTCTGATGCATGATTATGTTCACAACAGCAAGCAAACGGCCCAAGCGCTCAAAATCATTTTGCCCGAGCTTAAAAGCCGGGGCTATTCTTTTGTGACGGTTTCCGAACTGCTAAGCCATAAAGTGACCCCCGATCACCACATTAAGGCCAACCATTGA